DNA sequence from the Coccidioides posadasii str. Silveira chromosome 5, complete sequence genome:
AAGGCCCACAGGGGTTTGAACCTTCTGTCAGGGATACAGTCAAGCCCCTAAGCACATGGCCCAACAAACAGGACCTTGATAGATTCCTATCATCCCATAATAGGATCCAATAGCAAAGTGAAGACAACGATCAGAAACGTTAATGCTAACCCTTTCCACGCGCCTCTCATGATAGGGCCGGTAGGGGTTGCAGAGTGCCCGTAAAGTAACTACAGAATGCATTGCCAAGGTGCGAACTTTCTCTGCAGGTGAGCATACTGATCCGGTGGGATGAAGATTACAAAGTTGCGTGTCAAGAAGTGAAAGATGCCGGCTTCATCCAGACTGTTCCCAATCGCGCTCCTCCTCCAGATATTGATCCTCTGCGGATCTGgattctctttttttatttttctcaaAACTCATTTACACACCTCCTACTACAAGATATGAGGTTTCCTCGCAcatctcaaaaaaaaaaaaaaaaaaaaaaaaaaaaaaaaaaaaaaaagaaaaaagaaaagatagaATTATGACATGAATCCATATCTATGCATCGTAAATATAGACTGAAGTGTTGTGTTTTGCATCCCACCTAGTTAACTACATATGCAAGGGGTTGTAATGCAAAGgcggagagagagaaaatatTTCGATGCGCGTTTCAGGAtccattaaaaaaaagaaacgtAAGAGAGGCTATTTGAGCATCAAACATCTCGCCTACAGATTTACAGCGGTTTATGGGTTACCCTTGTTTGAAATTTGTTTTGAGGATACAAGAACCCCAACTGTTGTTATTCCCATTTTGGGCGACACAGAgagtgtgagagagagagaaagatgGGTATGTATGTGTATCACTTGGGGGGGGACATGTTCAGCGATGCTCCAACTACAGAGGATAGAGGGAATATGTTGACGGAGGCCTTTTTGTTGGTGGTGAGGTTTGCAAATAGCTatgtacatatatacatacatatgtataCTCTGTATGTTAGAAGGTTGCTTTTACCACGATGTCCGTTTTCGGGTCGATCGAGTTTTCCCTGGCCACCTTGCCTGAACTGATTGCGGACTTTATCGAAGCATATGTCAGTGCTGGGCGTATCGAGAAGCATCTTGAATCCGCCGAGCGAGTCGAGAAGGGTTTCAAGATATGGTTCAGCTTCAGGTGCAAGGGTTGCAAAACAAGAGTCTCCTTGAATTTTAGGACAGACCACGTCAGGTTTGACATCAGGCGCTCTGTACTACCAGCACTAAGTACTCTCCTATCATAGTCTCATTACTCAAACACCCTTCTAGGTTCATGAATGAGTACACGTCTCAAGCCTTAACACAGACATAATGACCTTTCCATAAAGACTTGCAGTCCTTTCCAATCTCAGGATTCCATCGATGAAACAACTCTTTACGGATTCTGtatttctttgttatagTTGCACAAGTATCTCGAGCAACTACTTTATGCCACCTCTTGCAAGCACAGGTAGCACCTGACTGGGTTGGTGTTGGGAGACCAGGCCGAGCCACAGAGTTTAATTATTCTCTCCCCCTTCACGAGGACTCGGGTCTAACACACCCTGATGGAGAGGAATAATCACTAGTGGACCTCTTGTCTTGCGGAGTTGGAATTGGAATAATGCTGAAGTTGAAACTTCTGGTCGATGCACACGCGGATCGCTTCTAGATGACGGGCTAATTCAATTCCAATGCATTTACATCTAGCTTTTTCAACAGTGCCCAGTGAGAAAATGACTCCGTCATGGCTTCGTTAGTGATGCTTAAAGTGTTCGAAGTTACAAACTTTTTTCTAGGATGCTGCAGCACCTCGGGTTCTTTAATCTAGACAAAATTATTATACATTGTCTAATTTGCGTTGCAAAGCCCTCAACTTGAAGCTTTGTTACGAAAAGCGGACAACAGCTACGGAGGCGATTCAACCCCCCTGAGCACCAGTGCAATCTAGCCTAGAACGTCTCTTATTTCAAGGGATGAATTTTTGCACATCGAATACAAATTCCATGTGCATCTCTGTACTGGCTCAGGGGATGAGCGCTTCGAGGGAATTAGGGAACACTCCAGCGAcactcttcttcctttttattGAGGCCATGACTGGATTAGGAGCCTTGAAGATCTCATCCAGTTCCTCAAGCTATCGAACGTCAGCCAGTAGCGAATAGCAAACAGACATTCCAGAGGCCCTAGTACTTACGGTCCTATTCTTTGTTTCGACTATTGTGGAGTAAATCACAATGGCTTGTATTGCGTCCCAGACCGCAAAAATGATGTAGGTCCTCCAGGCGATTCTTTCGATACTCACTGGCCAAGCAAACTTGTTCAGTAGCCCAGCTGCGCCTGTTGCAAGACTACTGAATGCCATTCCCTTGGCTCTCATCTCGAAGCTTAGTACCTCAACGGGGTACAACGCTTGCAGTGGTGTGAATCCCACAGCGTAAACGGCGTTGAAAATGAAGAGCATTCCCGAGCGCAGCTTGTCCAGCAGCTTGGTTCTGCTCGTTAGCGAATTTAGATGTTGCAACTGTCATGCCAACCCAAGCGAGGCTGCATCCTATATtggagaagagaagcaaGGGGCGGCGTCCAAATTTGTCAACCAGGCTCGCACCAAGAATCGACCAGGCGAATCCCTGACAGTTGTTAATGAGGATGGGATTGTGCTGTGCAACAGTGCCTTTGTATCCTGCTGTATCAAGGACAGCAGACATGAAGTAGGTGATGACGGCTAGACTCGATCAGTTATGTTCAGCATAAAGGCCCTGGGAGAGACTCTGGTTGTACGTACCGTTCCCCATCCACTGAGCAAAAATAGAAATGCAGACGTTGCAATACAGACGATATATCGATGCCTTGTTACGGAACAAAGCACGGTAATCCCACCATCTCTTATCCGCTCCATCTAACTCGAGGTACTCTTCGTACTCGTTAAGCTGCAGTTTAACCCACTCTGAGTCTGGATTTCCATCCCCGTGGAACTTGATCAACATCTCGGTGGCTGCGGTTTGTTTGCCATTGACATAGAGCCAACGAGGTGATTCTGGTAGAAACAGTGcaacgacgacgatgatgccTGCAAAGAGTACTTGCAGCCAAATTATGATCCTCCAAGGTCCGTTACCGCCAATATCAAGTGCACCTCTCGCCGCACCGGCCGCGATAATCGAACCAGTGAACCTCCATCACGGCCTGATATTAGCATACAATGAAACCAAAAACAGCAAGACTCGGAGTGAAGGGAACGGGCTCCTACCAAAAAGTGTGGTAAATTGCAGTTACCACTCCGCGATATGGCGGATGAGAGATTTCCACCACATACGTTGGCCCGGCAGTAACCGCAATTGATATCCCAAACCCCAGCAAAAACGATCCGCCCATGAAGGACTGAATATTGGTCCCCGCGGTCAATATGGAAGCGATTACCATTCCAGCTCTGCGGCCCCAAGTATCAACAGCTGGCCCGACGAAGGGGAAAGCAGCAACGGCCCCGATCTGGTACATGGCCGTAACAAGGCCAGACCAAAGCCCGGAATTCGAACCACCATAGCAATCCAGGAAATTTTTGTTCGCTAGCAGATTGTTGATCAAAGAGCCATTGTACCCGTCCATTGTGGCACAGAAGCACCCGATAAGGGAGGCAGCGTAGAGCTTGGACCCTATTTTGGTAAAGGCTTTTGGAGGCTCCTTTCCTAAAGCCCTGACGAAGGCATCCTCGGGGCTGCTGCTTGCCATTGACTGGCTTTCAGCCTCGTTAGTCT
Encoded proteins:
- a CDS encoding uncharacterized protein (EggNog:ENOG410J56Z~COG:G~TransMembrane:12 (i46-67o87-107i114-132o138-158i170-190o202-221i291-312o332-350i357-372o378-400i412-430o442-461i)) — its product is MLVENPQQTTNEAESQSMASSSPEDAFVRALGKEPPKAFTKIGSKLYAASLIGCFCATMDGYNGSLINNLLANKNFLDCYGGSNSGLWSGLVTAMYQIGAVAAFPFVGPAVDTWGRRAGMVIASILTAGTNIQSFMGGSFLLGFGISIAVTAGPTYVVEISHPPYRGVVTAIYHTFWFTGSIIAAGAARGALDIGGNGPWRIIIWLQVLFAGIIVVVALFLPESPRWLYVNGKQTAATEMLIKFHGDGNPDSEWVKLQLNEYEEYLELDGADKRWWDYRALFRNKASIYRLYCNVCISIFAQWMGNAVITYFMSAVLDTAGYKGTVAQHNPILINNCQGFAWSILGASLVDKFGRRPLLLFSNIGCSLAWLLDKLRSGMLFIFNAVYAVGFTPLQALYPVEVLSFEMRAKGMAFSSLATGAAGLLNKFAWPVSIERIAWRTYIIFAVWDAIQAIVIYSTIVETKNRTLEELDEIFKAPNPVMASIKRKKSVAGVFPNSLEALIP